One Chryseobacterium sp. StRB126 genomic region harbors:
- a CDS encoding adenylosuccinate synthase, whose protein sequence is MSTYVVVGLQYGDEGKGKITDVLSAKSDYVVRFQGGDNAGHTVYVGEEKFVLHLLPSGVLQCKGKCIIANGVVVNPKSFIREVGQIESKGLRTDHIFISRRAHVIMPYHILLDTYREEEQGGTQIGTTKKGIGPCYEDKIARVGIRMVDLLNPEILRDKIEKNLKVKNSLFEKYYGKPTLDVEEIYNEYLEIGKQLQDRIVDTEVELNEAIRDGKNVLFEGAQALMLDIDFGTYPYVTSSSPSTGGVCSGAGVPPTSLQNLIGVAKAYCTRVGNGPFPSELDNELGEKIRQIGGEFGATTGRPRRTGWLDLVSLKHACMINGINNLVITKLDVLTGIENLKIVTHYKTEDGKIIDYFTSSTEKLYNYEPIYQDLPGWEEDITKARSYDELPDNAQKYIEFIEKYLGINVYLVSVGPERSQNIIRKELF, encoded by the coding sequence ATGTCAACTTATGTAGTTGTAGGCCTTCAGTATGGAGATGAAGGTAAAGGTAAAATCACGGATGTTTTATCAGCAAAATCGGACTATGTAGTACGTTTCCAAGGGGGAGACAACGCTGGTCACACGGTATATGTTGGTGAAGAAAAATTCGTTCTACACCTTCTTCCTTCAGGAGTTCTTCAATGCAAAGGGAAATGTATCATTGCGAACGGAGTAGTGGTAAACCCTAAGTCTTTTATTAGAGAAGTTGGTCAGATCGAGAGCAAAGGCTTGAGAACAGATCACATTTTTATTAGCAGAAGAGCGCATGTGATCATGCCTTACCACATTCTTTTGGATACTTACCGTGAAGAGGAACAGGGAGGAACTCAGATTGGAACAACCAAAAAAGGAATCGGACCTTGCTACGAAGATAAAATTGCAAGAGTCGGAATCAGAATGGTTGACCTATTAAACCCTGAGATTTTAAGAGATAAAATTGAGAAAAACCTAAAGGTTAAAAATTCTCTTTTTGAAAAATATTACGGAAAACCGACATTAGACGTTGAAGAAATTTACAACGAATATTTAGAAATCGGAAAACAGCTTCAGGACAGAATCGTTGATACTGAAGTAGAGCTAAACGAAGCGATCAGAGATGGTAAAAATGTTTTATTTGAAGGAGCGCAAGCTTTAATGCTTGATATCGACTTCGGTACTTATCCGTATGTAACTTCATCTTCTCCATCTACAGGAGGAGTTTGTTCGGGAGCAGGAGTGCCACCAACATCACTTCAAAATCTGATTGGTGTTGCAAAAGCATACTGTACAAGAGTAGGTAACGGACCTTTCCCATCTGAATTAGACAACGAATTAGGTGAGAAAATCAGACAAATCGGTGGTGAATTCGGAGCAACTACAGGAAGACCGAGAAGAACAGGTTGGTTAGACCTTGTTTCTTTAAAGCATGCTTGTATGATTAACGGAATCAATAACCTTGTTATTACAAAACTGGACGTTCTTACAGGAATTGAAAACCTTAAAATCGTTACCCACTACAAAACTGAAGACGGAAAAATTATTGATTACTTTACTTCGTCAACAGAAAAGTTGTATAACTATGAGCCAATCTATCAGGATTTACCAGGTTGGGAGGAAGATATCACAAAAGCTAGAAGCTATGATGAACTTCCGGACAATGCTCAGAAATACATCGAGTTTATTGAGAAATATTTAGGAATTAACGTATACTTAGTTTCTGTAGGTCCTGAAAGAAGTCAGAACATCATCAGAAAAGAATTATTCTAA
- a CDS encoding ParA family protein produces MAKIIGIANQKGGVGKTTTAVNLAAALGVLEKKILIIDADPQANATSGLGVEDVQYSTYNLLEHSADTRACIKRTATPNLDIIPSHIDLVAAEIELVDKEDREYMLKKALASVRDDYDYIIIDCAPSLGLITVNALTAADSVIIPIQCEYFALEGLGKLLNTVKNVQKIHNKDLGIEGLLLTMYDSRLRLSNQVVEEVNLHFPEMVFETIISRNVRLSEAPSFGESILNYDAESKGAVQYIQLAEEVLLKNENLVKN; encoded by the coding sequence ATGGCAAAAATCATAGGTATTGCTAATCAAAAAGGTGGGGTAGGAAAAACTACCACCGCTGTAAACTTAGCAGCAGCATTAGGAGTATTGGAAAAAAAAATATTGATTATTGACGCTGACCCTCAGGCCAATGCTACATCGGGTTTGGGAGTAGAAGATGTTCAGTATTCCACATATAATCTACTGGAGCATAGTGCAGATACAAGAGCTTGTATCAAAAGAACGGCAACGCCGAATCTGGATATTATTCCATCACATATAGACCTGGTAGCAGCAGAAATCGAATTGGTAGACAAGGAAGATCGTGAATATATGCTGAAAAAAGCTCTGGCCAGTGTAAGAGATGATTATGACTATATCATCATCGACTGTGCACCGAGTTTAGGTCTGATTACAGTGAATGCTCTTACAGCAGCGGATTCTGTGATTATTCCAATCCAGTGCGAGTATTTTGCATTAGAAGGACTTGGAAAACTTTTGAATACCGTTAAAAATGTTCAGAAGATCCATAACAAAGATCTTGGAATAGAAGGTCTCCTTCTTACAATGTATGACAGCAGATTAAGACTATCTAACCAGGTGGTGGAAGAAGTAAACCTTCACTTCCCGGAAATGGTTTTTGAAACCATTATCAGCAGAAATGTAAGATTGAGTGAAGCGCCGAGTTTCGGAGAAAGTATCCTAAACTATGATGCAGAAAGTAAAGGAGCAGTTCAGTATATTCAGTTAGCTGAAGAAGTTCTTTTAAAGAACGAAAATTTAGTAAAGAATTAA
- a CDS encoding ParB/RepB/Spo0J family partition protein, with amino-acid sequence MKDKKRAMGRGLGAILSAESKATVNSATDEGADKFVGNIVEVALEDIYPNPTQPRTYFDEKALEELAQSIKNLGIIQPITLRKDGEKFEIISGERRYRASKIAGLTTVPAYIRLVNDQELLEMALVENIQREDLDAIEIALTYHRLLEEIGLTQENLSQRIGKDRSTITNSIRLLRLNPDIQNAIRSGEISAGHGRAIISLENEEDQQVLFDLIIKEKLNVRQAEQAAAALKNPKSAVAKKVNAELSNNYKRAQKTIADILDVKVEIKASGNGKKGKIVLDFKNEEELEYILSHIK; translated from the coding sequence ATGAAGGACAAAAAAAGAGCTATGGGACGCGGCTTGGGCGCCATTTTGAGTGCAGAATCCAAAGCAACTGTCAATTCCGCTACAGATGAGGGAGCAGATAAGTTTGTGGGAAATATTGTAGAAGTTGCGCTTGAAGATATATATCCGAACCCAACGCAGCCGAGAACTTATTTTGATGAAAAAGCATTAGAAGAATTAGCGCAGTCTATTAAAAATTTAGGGATTATCCAGCCGATTACCCTAAGAAAAGACGGTGAAAAATTTGAGATCATATCCGGGGAAAGACGTTACAGAGCAAGTAAAATTGCGGGGTTAACAACCGTTCCTGCTTATATTCGTTTGGTAAATGACCAGGAGCTTCTTGAGATGGCTCTTGTAGAAAATATCCAGAGAGAAGATCTTGATGCGATTGAAATTGCCCTTACTTATCACAGGCTTTTGGAAGAAATCGGTCTTACTCAGGAAAATCTAAGCCAGAGAATAGGAAAGGATAGAAGTACCATTACCAATTCAATCAGACTTTTAAGATTAAATCCGGATATTCAGAATGCCATCAGAAGTGGTGAGATTTCTGCAGGACACGGTAGAGCGATTATTAGCCTTGAAAATGAAGAAGATCAACAGGTTTTATTCGATCTTATCATTAAAGAAAAATTAAATGTTCGTCAGGCTGAACAAGCTGCGGCAGCATTAAAAAATCCAAAGTCTGCAGTAGCTAAAAAAGTAAATGCAGAACTTTCCAATAACTATAAAAGAGCCCAGAAGACTATCGCTGATATCCTGGATGTAAAAGTGGAAATCAAGGCTTCTGGAAATGGTAAAAAAGGTAAAATTGTTCTGGACTTCAAGAATGAAGAAGAGCTGGAATATATTTTATCCCATATTAAATAA
- a CDS encoding DUF5683 domain-containing protein, translating into MKKIFFTFFLCIAAWAYSQVAPIDTVRVQTPPKEELRLIKPTKTEAKIIEDLEKANGPTKVTVKLNPTRAGLYSAVLPGLGQFYNKKYWKIPIVWGAVGAGVGIAIWNDNQYKKYREYYIAKLNGTPNEFVDARPWLDKRALGNAQDRAKRQRDYAIAITGLIYILNIVDAVVDAHLYESRHDPDLTFKPSLIQDQYGFDTPKTGFALSYRF; encoded by the coding sequence ATGAAGAAAATATTTTTCACATTTTTCTTGTGTATCGCTGCATGGGCTTATTCACAAGTTGCACCTATAGATACAGTTCGGGTACAGACACCTCCGAAAGAGGAACTTCGTTTGATAAAACCAACCAAAACGGAAGCAAAAATCATCGAAGATCTTGAGAAAGCAAACGGACCAACCAAAGTAACGGTAAAGCTTAACCCAACCAGAGCTGGGTTGTATTCTGCAGTATTACCAGGTTTAGGACAGTTTTACAATAAAAAATACTGGAAAATCCCAATCGTGTGGGGAGCTGTAGGAGCTGGAGTAGGTATTGCCATATGGAATGATAACCAATACAAGAAATACCGCGAGTATTATATTGCCAAGCTAAACGGTACACCCAACGAATTCGTGGATGCCCGCCCTTGGTTAGACAAAAGAGCGTTAGGAAATGCTCAGGACAGAGCAAAAAGGCAAAGAGATTATGCAATTGCCATTACAGGGCTTATCTATATATTGAATATTGTAGATGCTGTAGTGGACGCACACCTTTATGAAAGTCGCCATGACCCTGATTTGACATTTAAACCATCACTGATCCAGGATCAATATGGATTTGATACACCTAAAACAGGATTTGCTTTAAGTTATAGATTTTAA
- the dapB gene encoding 4-hydroxy-tetrahydrodipicolinate reductase — protein sequence MKIALVGYGKMGKIIDEIAQKRGHEVVARLKETPTAENLNNPDVVIEFSLPEVAYDNIKACLENKIPVICGTTGWLDQKAEIEKLAVDNDTAFLYGSNFSLGVNLFFALNEKLADLMKNVNEYSCQLEEIHHIHKKDAPSGTAISIAEGIINNNPKFDAWKLEETEGKQLGIFAVREDEVPGTHSVFYRSEVDEIEIKHTAFNRNGFALGAVVAAEWIKDKKGNFGMKDVLGL from the coding sequence ATGAAAATAGCATTAGTTGGTTACGGTAAAATGGGTAAGATCATTGATGAGATTGCACAGAAAAGAGGTCACGAAGTAGTGGCTCGCCTGAAGGAAACCCCAACTGCTGAAAATCTTAATAATCCGGATGTTGTTATTGAATTTTCCTTACCGGAAGTTGCATATGACAATATCAAAGCCTGTCTAGAAAATAAAATTCCGGTAATCTGCGGAACAACAGGATGGCTGGATCAAAAAGCTGAAATAGAAAAACTTGCTGTAGATAATGATACCGCATTTTTATATGGTTCAAACTTTAGTTTAGGTGTTAATTTATTCTTCGCTCTCAACGAAAAACTGGCTGACCTAATGAAGAATGTGAATGAATATTCTTGTCAGCTGGAAGAAATTCATCATATCCATAAAAAAGATGCCCCAAGCGGAACCGCCATCTCTATAGCAGAAGGGATCATCAATAATAATCCGAAATTTGATGCTTGGAAACTGGAAGAAACAGAAGGTAAACAACTGGGAATTTTCGCTGTTCGTGAAGATGAAGTTCCTGGAACTCATAGTGTTTTCTACAGAAGTGAAGTAGATGAAATTGAGATTAAGCATACCGCATTCAACAGAAATGGCTTTGCATTAGGAGCCGTAGTAGCTGCCGAATGGATCAAAGACAAAAAAGGAAACTTCGGAATGAAGGACGTTTTAGGGCTTTAA
- the lepB gene encoding signal peptidase I, translating into MNYFLTYTVYVLILSVLMGISTWKLFKKMGYSPLFAFIPFYNYFIILKETKHPKWWAVLSYLPIVGPIMMSVFHLYLVKKFGKTLFKDQILTVILPFIYMATINYSKDVELEDESANELYLTDEEKEAKKKDTFLGSITFAVVFATIIHVFVTQPFGIPTGSMERTLLVGDFLFVNKWSYGYRLPMRPLAIPFLQGTIMDTGEKGNPKDDPKSYVDGVKLPYTRILQFSKPQKNDVVVFNYPQDSVHTAIDRKDPYVKRCVATAGDTFEMRAGRLFVNGKPEVVLGDQEVQHRYIVITDSQLDIPTLYKAYGFLPVVEQQQNNGGFIYAFQGLTDKIAKDIKGLPHVVDMKEDVSVKGEAAIAYRDEARTKIDTTQSIFPVNKPWNQDWYGPVRIPKKGDVVTINNETLPMFQWIISEYEHNSLEKKNGKIFINGKEANQYTIQQDYYMMVGDNRDASLDARFFGFVPEENIVGKPMFTWMSLQGAFADSSSSYQAPFKIRWDRMFKATNTGEANKTSYWWIAAMILILFFGWEYFVKLFKKKKTEDEL; encoded by the coding sequence ATGAATTATTTTTTAACGTATACAGTGTATGTCCTCATTTTATCCGTATTAATGGGGATTTCAACATGGAAGTTGTTTAAGAAAATGGGGTACAGCCCTTTATTTGCATTTATACCTTTCTACAACTATTTTATTATCCTGAAAGAAACAAAACATCCGAAATGGTGGGCGGTCCTTTCATATCTCCCGATTGTAGGGCCAATCATGATGTCTGTGTTTCATCTTTATTTAGTGAAGAAGTTTGGAAAAACACTTTTCAAGGATCAGATTCTTACCGTGATTCTTCCTTTTATTTATATGGCAACCATCAACTATTCTAAAGATGTAGAGTTGGAGGATGAAAGTGCCAATGAGCTGTATCTTACCGATGAAGAAAAAGAGGCCAAAAAGAAAGATACATTTCTGGGATCTATTACTTTCGCGGTAGTATTTGCAACCATTATTCACGTTTTTGTAACCCAGCCGTTCGGGATTCCTACAGGATCTATGGAGAGAACCTTACTGGTGGGAGACTTCCTTTTCGTAAACAAATGGAGCTATGGATACAGGCTACCAATGCGTCCTTTAGCCATACCATTCCTTCAGGGAACGATCATGGATACTGGAGAGAAAGGAAATCCAAAAGATGATCCAAAATCTTATGTAGACGGAGTGAAACTACCATATACAAGAATTTTACAGTTCAGTAAGCCCCAGAAAAATGATGTAGTTGTTTTTAACTACCCTCAGGATTCAGTTCATACAGCCATTGATAGAAAAGATCCTTATGTAAAAAGATGTGTGGCCACAGCTGGAGATACTTTTGAAATGAGAGCCGGAAGACTTTTCGTGAACGGAAAACCGGAAGTTGTTTTAGGTGATCAGGAAGTACAGCACAGATATATTGTAATTACTGATAGTCAACTGGACATCCCTACATTATACAAAGCCTATGGTTTTTTACCGGTAGTGGAACAACAGCAAAATAATGGTGGATTTATTTATGCCTTTCAAGGTTTAACAGATAAGATTGCTAAAGACATTAAGGGACTTCCGCATGTAGTAGATATGAAAGAAGATGTTTCGGTGAAAGGGGAAGCTGCAATAGCTTATAGAGACGAAGCCAGAACAAAAATAGATACAACGCAATCTATATTCCCTGTAAATAAACCATGGAATCAGGATTGGTACGGACCAGTAAGAATTCCTAAAAAAGGAGACGTAGTCACCATTAATAATGAAACCCTTCCAATGTTCCAATGGATTATTTCCGAATACGAGCATAATAGCTTAGAAAAGAAGAACGGAAAAATCTTTATCAACGGAAAAGAAGCCAATCAATATACTATTCAACAAGATTATTATATGATGGTAGGGGATAACAGAGATGCATCATTAGATGCAAGATTCTTTGGTTTCGTTCCGGAAGAAAATATCGTTGGAAAACCAATGTTTACATGGATGAGCCTTCAGGGAGCTTTTGCAGACAGCAGTTCTTCCTATCAGGCACCATTCAAAATCCGTTGGGACAGAATGTTTAAAGCAACAAACACTGGCGAAGCTAATAAAACTTCATACTGGTGGATTGCAGCAATGATTTTAATACTGTTCTTCGGTTGGGAGTATTTTGTGAAATTATTCAAAAAGAAAAAGACAGAAGACGAGCTATAA